One genomic window of Malaciobacter molluscorum LMG 25693 includes the following:
- the secG gene encoding preprotein translocase subunit SecG yields the protein MTSTLLIVQFVLAIILTITILLQKSSSIGLGAYSGSNDSLFGAKGPGNFLSKATMALGLIFVINTLVLGYMYNQDKTKSAVDTVKIDTLIPNKPEQDKQKTAPAAPTAPSVPQTK from the coding sequence ATGACCTCTACACTTTTAATAGTTCAATTTGTATTAGCTATTATATTAACTATAACAATCTTACTTCAAAAAAGCTCAAGTATTGGACTTGGTGCATACAGCGGAAGTAATGATTCTTTATTTGGGGCTAAAGGACCAGGTAACTTTTTATCTAAAGCTACAATGGCACTTGGACTAATTTTTGTTATAAATACATTAGTTCTTGGGTATATGTACAATCAAGATAAAACAAAAAGTGCTGTAGATACAGTAAAAATTGATACATTAATTCCAAATAAACCAGAACAAGATAAACAAAAAACTGCACCTGCAGCACCAACTGCACCTAGTGTGCCACAAACAAAATAA
- a CDS encoding polysaccharide deacetylase family protein, with protein MRFLLLLFISYYYLNANAHIFVYHRFGDDKHSSTNTTLKELDKEFKYFKDNGYKVVKLSQIVERIKSKKEVPDNWVALTIDDSYKSFYKNGLPIFIKYNYPFSLYVYVKATQKKYGDFMSWEEIKEASKYGEIGLHSYSHPHLTNISLEKVKIDTKKSFEIFEKELGFKPKSYAYPYGEYNQKVQKIIKSFNFDYILNQNTGTVTKSSDIYDINRIALVGKVNLQEKLKYKTLDVQWIEPKTYPKDNILKKVKAKIDPNIKELKLYITGYGWQNIKVKNGIIDKKLDLQLKKSRTRVILSTDYFTIANKIIIQDKK; from the coding sequence ATGAGATTTTTACTACTTCTTTTTATCTCTTATTATTATTTAAATGCAAATGCTCACATATTTGTATATCATAGATTTGGAGATGATAAACATTCAAGCACAAACACTACTTTAAAAGAGCTTGACAAAGAGTTTAAATACTTTAAAGATAATGGTTACAAAGTAGTAAAGCTATCACAAATAGTAGAAAGAATAAAAAGCAAAAAAGAAGTACCTGATAACTGGGTTGCATTAACTATTGATGATTCATATAAAAGCTTTTATAAAAATGGATTACCTATTTTTATAAAATATAATTATCCATTTTCTTTATATGTTTATGTAAAAGCAACTCAAAAAAAATATGGTGATTTTATGTCTTGGGAAGAAATTAAAGAAGCATCAAAATATGGTGAAATTGGCTTACATTCATATTCTCACCCTCACCTTACAAATATCTCTTTAGAAAAAGTGAAAATTGATACAAAAAAATCTTTTGAGATTTTTGAAAAAGAGCTTGGATTCAAACCAAAATCATATGCATATCCATACGGTGAATATAATCAAAAAGTTCAAAAGATTATAAAATCTTTTAATTTTGATTATATATTAAACCAAAATACAGGAACAGTAACAAAATCATCGGATATATATGATATAAATAGAATCGCACTTGTTGGAAAAGTAAATTTACAAGAGAAATTAAAATATAAAACGCTAGATGTACAATGGATAGAACCAAAAACTTATCCAAAAGATAATATTTTAAAAAAAGTAAAAGCAAAAATAGATCCAAATATAAAAGAATTAAAACTTTATATTACAGGATATGGATGGCAAAATATAAAAGTTAAAAATGGTATAATAGACAAAAAATTAGACCTTCAACTAAAAAAATCAAGAACTAGAGTAATATTAAGTACAGATTACTTTACTATTGCAAATAAAATAATAATTCAAGATAAAAAATAA
- the frr gene encoding ribosome recycling factor gives MLEDIYAETKENMDKSIDSLKRDYKTLRTGKVSTSILDGIKIDYYGTPTELNQVASVLAPDATTIVISPWEKQLVSDIEKAINEANIGVNPNNDGEAVKLFFPPMTVEQRKETAKHAKTMTDNAKVAIRNVRKHSNDRVKALHKDKEITDDENKKALDEIQKITDGYVAKADETLKVKEQEILTV, from the coding sequence ATGTTAGAAGATATCTACGCTGAAACAAAAGAAAATATGGATAAATCTATTGATTCTTTAAAAAGAGATTATAAGACATTAAGAACAGGAAAAGTTTCTACATCAATTTTAGATGGAATAAAAATAGATTATTATGGAACACCTACAGAATTAAACCAAGTAGCATCAGTTCTTGCTCCAGATGCAACTACAATCGTAATTTCACCATGGGAAAAACAACTTGTAAGTGACATTGAAAAAGCAATAAATGAAGCAAATATTGGTGTAAATCCAAACAACGATGGTGAAGCAGTTAAACTTTTCTTTCCTCCAATGACTGTTGAACAAAGAAAAGAGACAGCAAAACATGCAAAAACTATGACAGATAATGCAAAAGTTGCTATTAGAAATGTAAGAAAACACTCTAATGATAGAGTAAAAGCTTTACATAAAGATAAAGAGATAACTGATGATGAAAATAAAAAAGCATTAGATGAAATTCAAAAAATAACTGATGGATATGTAGCTAAAGCTGATGAGACTTTAAAAGTAAAAGAACAAGAAATCTTAACGGTATAA
- the pyrE gene encoding orotate phosphoribosyltransferase — MRIEQIYKDASALLEGHFKLSSGNHSKFYLQSAKVLEDPKTAKLLAEELAKQIKDSGLKVDAVCSPALGGLIAGFALATALDVRFIFAERVDGEMTIRRGFEVKEGENYIICEDIITTGGSALEAAKQIENAGGNILAYAALANRGFCSRVGSDLEPKNNCKLPLDKPLFALDDFTFEMYSPEDCPMCKEGSIAYKPGSRGN; from the coding sequence ATGAGAATAGAACAAATATATAAAGATGCTAGTGCTTTACTAGAAGGTCATTTTAAATTAAGTAGTGGTAACCATTCAAAATTTTATCTTCAATCAGCAAAAGTTCTAGAAGACCCAAAAACTGCAAAACTTTTAGCAGAAGAGTTAGCTAAACAAATTAAAGATAGTGGTCTTAAAGTTGATGCTGTTTGTTCTCCTGCACTTGGTGGACTAATTGCAGGTTTTGCTTTAGCAACTGCTCTTGATGTAAGATTTATTTTTGCAGAAAGAGTTGATGGAGAGATGACTATTAGAAGAGGTTTTGAAGTAAAAGAAGGTGAAAATTACATTATATGTGAAGATATTATTACTACTGGTGGAAGTGCACTTGAAGCTGCAAAACAAATAGAAAATGCAGGTGGGAATATTCTTGCTTATGCAGCACTTGCAAATAGAGGTTTTTGTTCAAGAGTTGGAAGTGACTTAGAACCAAAAAATAATTGTAAATTACCTTTAGATAAACCACTTTTTGCATTAGATGATTTTACATTTGAAATGTATTCTCCTGAAGATTGTCCAATGTGCAAAGAAGGAAGTATTGCATATAAGCCAGGAAGCAGAGGGAACTAA
- a CDS encoding RDD family protein, translating into MAKWRDVKQNRIKNSSNKIQEEYKSSCASLFSRFKAFITDSFLITTPIVYIVIYLVFGSGDAFSQNRLLGWSYILSTVFLIICFFWYVKTQTPGMKAYSLKIVSSKKQRINIFQAMIRYIATLISIVTLFLLLLPFFNKDKKTFQDYISKTIIIDE; encoded by the coding sequence ATGGCAAAATGGAGAGATGTGAAACAAAATAGAATCAAAAATAGTTCTAATAAAATTCAAGAAGAATATAAATCTTCTTGTGCATCTCTTTTCTCTCGATTTAAAGCATTTATAACAGATTCATTTTTAATTACAACTCCAATTGTTTATATTGTTATTTATTTAGTATTTGGAAGTGGTGATGCATTTTCTCAAAATAGACTTTTAGGTTGGAGTTATATTCTTAGTACGGTTTTTCTTATTATTTGCTTTTTTTGGTATGTGAAAACACAAACTCCAGGAATGAAAGCATATAGCCTTAAAATTGTCAGTTCAAAGAAACAAAGAATTAATATCTTTCAAGCAATGATAAGATATATTGCTACACTTATATCAATAGTAACCCTATTTTTACTATTACTACCATTTTTTAATAAAGATAAAAAAACTTTTCAAGATTATATTTCTAAAACAATAATAATTGATGAATAA
- a CDS encoding MFS transporter yields the protein MLFFRLSAFYFFYFAAVGIYVIFLPKVLNDLEYTKLQIGIIFALAPLMKFITPFLFLKHITLNQNVFKLALLGSVVCSLLLYITLNNFYLLMLNNAILGACLSMILPYLEVISVKDLGKDKYGKSRLFGSIGFMIITLVLARVLKEPIIAIHFYLFVNILTVIFALSLLKYDSTYEKKNEDTQEPFSFIKHWTFWLSLFLMQISFGGFYNFFTIYETSHGIDLKTVSYLWTFGVLCEIVMLYYQAPILQKNLVGIIKFCLLITSFRWLLLYLFPDSLVITYITQGIHAFSFALFHSAVLMYLYSLYDNKKLAQQFMFGVAYGLGGFLGALIAGYLYGKNLFLYCSIFAFFAFVSIIKRK from the coding sequence ATGCTATTTTTTAGATTATCAGCATTTTATTTTTTCTATTTTGCTGCTGTTGGTATTTATGTAATATTTTTACCAAAAGTTTTAAATGATTTAGAATATACAAAATTACAAATTGGAATTATTTTTGCTTTAGCTCCATTAATGAAATTTATTACTCCTTTTTTATTCTTAAAACATATAACTCTTAATCAAAATGTTTTCAAACTTGCATTACTTGGTTCAGTTGTTTGTTCATTATTACTATATATTACGCTTAATAATTTTTATTTATTGATGTTAAATAATGCTATTTTAGGTGCATGTTTAAGTATGATATTACCTTATCTAGAAGTGATTTCTGTAAAAGATTTAGGTAAAGATAAATATGGTAAATCGAGATTATTTGGTTCTATTGGATTTATGATAATTACTTTAGTTCTTGCAAGAGTTTTAAAAGAACCAATAATAGCTATTCATTTTTATCTTTTCGTTAATATATTAACTGTAATATTTGCCTTATCGTTACTTAAATATGATTCAACATATGAAAAAAAGAATGAAGATACCCAAGAACCTTTTTCATTTATTAAACACTGGACATTTTGGTTAAGTCTTTTTTTAATGCAAATAAGTTTTGGAGGTTTTTATAATTTCTTTACTATTTATGAAACATCACATGGAATTGATTTAAAAACAGTATCTTATCTTTGGACTTTTGGAGTTTTATGTGAAATAGTGATGCTTTATTATCAAGCACCAATTTTACAAAAAAATCTAGTTGGTATAATAAAATTTTGTTTATTAATAACATCTTTTAGATGGTTACTACTTTATCTTTTCCCTGATTCACTAGTTATCACATATATAACACAAGGTATTCATGCTTTTTCATTTGCTTTATTTCACAGTGCAGTACTAATGTACCTATATTCATTATACGATAATAAAAAACTAGCTCAACAATTTATGTTTGGTGTAGCTTATGGATTAGGTGGTTTTTTAGGTGCATTAATTGCTGGTTACTTATATGGAAAGAATCTATTCTTATATTGTAGTATTTTCGCTTTTTTTGCTTTTGTCTCAATTATAAAAAGAAAATAG
- a CDS encoding YaaA family protein codes for MKILLAPAETKNSGGQKEPFCKQNFFLEELFDKREYIFNIYENYIENSSLEDLSKWFGLKKFDEVEKYRQSLKNKPTMKAIQRYNGVAFDSLEYNSLDKKQKDYIDNNVILFSNLFGPIKADDLIPDYKYKQSAKLPNINVEKFYQDNFTQTLDKYLGEEIIDLRAGYYEKFYKIKKASVLTFKFIKDGKVVSHWAKYYRGALLKHLAINNIETIAQFMATNVEGLKLTEIQEKKNIKLLIMEIE; via the coding sequence ATGAAAATACTATTAGCACCAGCAGAGACGAAAAATAGTGGAGGGCAAAAAGAGCCTTTTTGTAAACAAAATTTCTTTTTAGAAGAGTTATTTGATAAAAGAGAATATATTTTTAATATTTATGAAAATTATATTGAGAATTCATCATTAGAAGATTTGTCAAAGTGGTTTGGTTTAAAAAAATTTGATGAAGTAGAAAAATATAGACAAAGTTTGAAAAATAAGCCAACAATGAAAGCTATTCAAAGGTATAACGGTGTTGCATTTGATTCACTAGAGTATAATAGTTTAGATAAAAAACAAAAAGATTATATAGATAATAATGTAATACTATTTTCAAATCTATTTGGTCCAATTAAAGCTGATGATTTAATTCCTGATTATAAATATAAACAAAGTGCAAAACTTCCTAATATTAATGTAGAAAAGTTTTATCAAGATAATTTTACACAAACTTTAGATAAATATTTAGGTGAAGAGATAATTGATTTAAGAGCAGGTTATTACGAAAAATTTTATAAAATAAAAAAAGCAAGTGTATTAACGTTTAAATTTATAAAAGATGGTAAAGTTGTAAGTCATTGGGCAAAATATTATAGAGGGGCCTTATTGAAACATCTAGCTATTAATAATATAGAAACAATTGCCCAATTTATGGCTACAAATGTTGAAGGTTTAAAACTAACAGAAATCCAAGAAAAAAAGAATATTAAGTTATTGATAATGGAAATAGAGTAA
- a CDS encoding YchJ family protein produces MEISVNSKCICGSDKKYKKCCKEFHDGKLPKTALELMRSRFSAYALGYANYIIETTHKDNCEFTHNRQTWLSDINNFCEYTDFQGLTILDFKDGNKESFVSFKAKLSQNGLDASFTEKSRFLKVDGKWYYIDGIFL; encoded by the coding sequence TTGGAAATATCTGTTAATTCAAAATGTATATGTGGAAGTGATAAAAAGTACAAAAAGTGTTGCAAAGAGTTTCATGATGGAAAGTTACCAAAAACTGCATTAGAATTAATGCGTTCAAGATTTAGTGCATATGCACTTGGATATGCAAATTATATTATCGAAACTACTCATAAAGATAATTGTGAATTTACTCATAATAGACAAACTTGGCTAAGTGATATAAATAATTTTTGCGAATATACAGACTTTCAAGGACTAACAATATTAGATTTTAAAGATGGTAATAAAGAGAGTTTTGTCAGCTTTAAAGCAAAATTATCACAAAATGGATTAGATGCTTCATTTACTGAAAAAAGTAGATTTCTAAAAGTTGATGGCAAATGGTATTATATTGATGGAATTTTTTTATAA
- a CDS encoding ComEA family DNA-binding protein, which yields MKKIFLGLLLSFVMLFAAIDFNKVSKQELMNIKGIGEKKAQSIIDYRKKNKINSVDDLQKIKGFGEKLVNKIKKSTKS from the coding sequence ATGAAAAAAATATTTTTAGGTTTACTACTTTCTTTTGTGATGCTTTTTGCAGCAATTGATTTTAATAAAGTTTCAAAACAAGAGTTGATGAATATAAAAGGAATTGGTGAAAAAAAAGCGCAATCTATAATTGATTATAGAAAGAAAAATAAAATAAATAGTGTTGATGATTTACAAAAAATAAAAGGTTTTGGAGAAAAACTAGTTAATAAAATAAAAAAATCAACTAAATCATAA
- a CDS encoding DUF695 domain-containing protein produces MDNWQLKYTSNINQMLRIRQHLNAKDMISMKNLLVIKHKYHIADDIMFPDPACLAFFTSFEQNHLKKLEEDKKLLLAAVDIVEGDMKFYIYCEDIQSCIYDCISYLKSNSLYPVEFEIYNKDDFKTYKKLLTT; encoded by the coding sequence ATGGATAATTGGCAATTAAAATATACTTCAAATATAAATCAAATGTTGAGAATAAGACAGCATTTAAATGCAAAAGATATGATTTCTATGAAAAATTTGTTAGTAATAAAACATAAATATCATATTGCTGATGATATTATGTTTCCTGATCCTGCATGTTTAGCTTTTTTTACTAGTTTTGAACAAAATCATTTAAAAAAATTAGAAGAAGATAAGAAACTTCTTCTAGCTGCAGTAGATATAGTTGAGGGTGATATGAAATTTTATATATATTGTGAAGATATTCAATCTTGCATTTATGATTGTATATCATATTTAAAATCAAATAGTTTATATCCCGTTGAATTTGAAATATATAATAAAGATGATTTTAAAACATATAAGAAACTTTTAACTACTTAA
- the ung gene encoding uracil-DNA glycosylase codes for MNNWKQIIEDEKKKDYFKKLMLDIKQKYKTSIIYPKYENIFRAFELTSLEDLKVVILGQDPYHGEGQAQGLAFSTPKQIKNPPSMVNILKEINQDLQKKSSCEDGDLTSWAKQGVLLLNTILTVEKSKPKSHHKLGWEIFTDNIIKNINDNCDNIIFLLWGTPAISKSKLIDEKRHHILTSVHPSPLSAYRGFFGCKHFSQTNEILKSINKNTIDW; via the coding sequence ATGAATAATTGGAAACAGATAATAGAAGATGAAAAGAAAAAAGATTACTTTAAAAAGTTAATGTTAGATATTAAACAAAAGTATAAAACTTCAATTATTTATCCTAAATATGAAAATATTTTTAGAGCATTCGAACTTACTTCTTTAGAAGATTTAAAAGTTGTTATTTTAGGGCAAGACCCTTATCATGGAGAAGGTCAAGCACAAGGGCTAGCTTTTTCTACACCAAAACAGATTAAAAATCCTCCTTCAATGGTAAATATATTAAAAGAGATAAATCAAGATCTACAAAAAAAATCAAGTTGTGAAGATGGAGATTTAACTTCTTGGGCAAAACAAGGAGTATTATTATTAAATACTATTTTAACAGTAGAAAAATCAAAGCCAAAATCTCATCATAAATTAGGTTGGGAAATTTTTACAGATAATATTATTAAAAATATAAATGATAACTGCGATAATATAATTTTTTTACTATGGGGAACTCCTGCAATTTCAAAATCAAAATTAATTGATGAAAAAAGACATCATATTTTAACTTCAGTACATCCAAGTCCATTGTCTGCTTATAGAGGTTTTTTTGGATGTAAACATTTTAGTCAAACAAATGAGATATTAAAATCAATAAATAAAAATACTATAGATTGGTAA
- a CDS encoding LemA family protein — MRSIFITIGIIVLAFIILITTNINNIPKLDENVNAAWSQVQNQYKRRADLIPNLVATVKGYAKHEKSTLEEVTKARASVGKINISENMLSNAQQFEQFQKAQGALSSALSRLMIVVEKYPQLKADKNFLALQSQLEGTENRISVARRDYIQTVKKYNTELRTYPGKIVAAIIYPEAKVKQNFTASLQDQETPKVNF, encoded by the coding sequence ATGAGATCAATTTTTATTACAATTGGTATAATAGTTTTAGCATTTATTATACTGATTACTACAAATATAAATAATATACCAAAACTTGATGAAAATGTTAATGCTGCATGGTCACAAGTTCAAAATCAATATAAAAGAAGAGCAGATTTAATTCCAAACTTAGTAGCTACAGTAAAAGGATATGCTAAGCATGAAAAATCTACTTTAGAAGAAGTTACTAAAGCAAGGGCAAGTGTAGGTAAAATAAATATTTCAGAAAACATGCTTTCAAATGCTCAACAGTTTGAACAATTTCAGAAAGCACAAGGTGCATTAAGTTCTGCTCTTTCAAGACTTATGATAGTAGTTGAAAAATATCCACAATTAAAAGCTGATAAAAACTTTCTTGCTTTACAATCACAACTTGAAGGTACAGAAAATAGAATCTCAGTTGCTAGAAGGGATTATATTCAAACAGTAAAAAAGTATAATACTGAATTAAGAACTTATCCTGGAAAGATTGTTGCTGCAATAATATATCCAGAAGCAAAAGTAAAACAAAACTTTACTGCATCTTTACAAGATCAAGAGACACCAAAAGTAAACTTCTAA
- a CDS encoding TPM domain-containing protein, whose amino-acid sequence MKKFIFIVVSLFLFNLSVFAQPDFPKLTGRVVDNANLLTTSQKQNLSSILKKQEDETSNQIVVVTLKNLNGYDIADYGYQLGRYWKIGQKDKNNGVLLIVSLEDRKVRIEVGYGLEGTLTDKISYEIIEYTLKPEFKKGNYYKGILGAVNSIIKSIKGEYKSVSNSSYKSSFSFLGYINHLLSKIPDGALGILAFIIFMFIPRIIKLIGFSIIFGFLFGLVFLTIFRSVIAFLCVFFISTILIFIKMKNSNTSSESWNNSSSSFSSGSSSFSSSSSFSGGGGSFGGGGASGSW is encoded by the coding sequence ATGAAAAAGTTTATTTTTATAGTTGTATCACTTTTTTTATTTAATCTGTCTGTCTTTGCACAACCAGATTTTCCCAAACTTACAGGAAGAGTAGTTGATAATGCAAATTTATTAACTACTTCACAAAAACAAAATTTATCATCTATTTTAAAGAAACAAGAAGATGAAACTTCTAATCAAATTGTTGTAGTTACTTTAAAAAATCTAAATGGCTATGATATTGCTGACTATGGTTATCAACTTGGAAGATACTGGAAAATTGGACAAAAAGATAAAAATAATGGTGTATTATTAATAGTATCACTTGAAGATAGGAAAGTAAGAATTGAAGTTGGATATGGATTAGAGGGTACATTAACAGATAAAATTTCATATGAAATAATTGAATATACTCTAAAACCAGAATTTAAAAAAGGCAATTATTATAAAGGAATTTTAGGGGCTGTTAATTCTATTATAAAAAGTATAAAAGGCGAGTACAAATCAGTTTCAAATAGCAGTTATAAATCCTCTTTTAGTTTTTTAGGATATATTAATCATCTTCTTTCTAAAATTCCTGATGGTGCTTTAGGAATTTTAGCTTTTATTATTTTTATGTTTATTCCAAGAATTATAAAATTAATTGGGTTTTCCATAATATTTGGATTTTTATTTGGTCTTGTTTTTCTTACTATATTTCGAAGTGTTATTGCTTTTTTATGTGTTTTCTTTATTTCAACTATTCTAATTTTTATAAAAATGAAAAATAGCAATACAAGTAGTGAATCATGGAACAATTCAAGTTCTTCATTTAGTAGTGGTTCTTCAAGTTTTAGTAGTAGCTCAAGCTTTAGCGGTGGAGGCGGAAGCTTTGGTGGCGGTGGAGCCAGTGGGAGTTGGTAA
- a CDS encoding TPM domain-containing protein — MYINENEKNLISKEIENLEKKSSVELVAVIAKKSSNYKYEGLLVSLAITALMSIIAIFLQMNNKIFFQLQILTFTLSYLLIYRFENITLLFLSKKYKQEKASNKAKREFNFLGINNTKTKQGIMFYVSIDEKYVKIITDEQIQKKIPNEYWQDIINTFIIDIKNNQFSKGYLNAIKSSSNRLITDFPIQKNDINELSNEVIEL, encoded by the coding sequence ATGTATATAAATGAAAATGAAAAAAATCTAATCTCAAAAGAGATTGAAAATTTAGAGAAAAAAAGTTCAGTAGAACTAGTTGCAGTTATTGCAAAAAAATCATCAAATTATAAATATGAAGGATTATTAGTATCTTTGGCAATTACAGCCTTAATGTCAATAATTGCTATATTTTTACAGATGAATAACAAAATCTTTTTTCAATTGCAAATATTAACTTTTACTCTTAGTTATTTATTGATATATAGATTTGAGAATATTACTTTACTATTTTTAAGTAAAAAATATAAACAAGAAAAAGCTTCAAATAAAGCAAAAAGAGAATTTAATTTTTTAGGTATAAATAATACAAAAACTAAACAAGGTATAATGTTTTATGTATCAATTGATGAAAAATATGTAAAAATTATAACAGATGAACAGATACAAAAGAAAATTCCAAATGAATATTGGCAAGATATTATTAATACCTTTATTATTGATATAAAAAATAATCAATTTTCAAAAGGCTATTTAAATGCAATAAAATCTTCTTCAAATAGATTAATTACTGATTTCCCTATACAAAAAAATGATATAAATGAACTTAGTAATGAGGTTATAGAATTATGA